From the genome of Capsicum annuum cultivar UCD-10X-F1 chromosome 4, UCD10Xv1.1, whole genome shotgun sequence:
AAAGTATAATTGCGTTATTGGTCCCTCTATTATAACAACAATGTCAATAATAGGGATAAGAGATTTCAGGATTAATTTTAGGATAAGTTTACTTCATGTTTGgttgagataaaaaataagggATAAATCATCCCCAGATTAGTTATCCCTCCTTGAGTGTGTCGTAACTAATCCTGATATACTTAATCTCTGAATAACTTAACACTCTTTGTTAAAGTGCATTTTATTGCCACTAACaactttcattatatgtatttatcGCACCTTTTCGTTATGTGAAATCAATCCTTATTCTGCACTTCCTTCCACCGTCCTGAAATATACACAAATCATGAATTCTTCAGAGCGGTCCAGCATGCATATAAGGACTATCGAAGAAGTGCCTCAACGCCCTACAACCATTACTTTGATTCCTTTTATGCAATTATGAACTTCATgaaactttatcaatttcaatgtAACTTATCTTTTTGGACCTACACGAGCCAGAAAAGTTCCTGAAGGATGCCACCTTTTTTCTTAACAAGTAGTTTTAATAGAAAGATATTTAAAAGGAAAGTTATCGTTGTTGAGTCTAATAAAAAGACACTCTAGTGCACTAAGCTATTGCTATGTGTGGGGTCtaggtgtaacaccccgtactttcgggCCAGAATCTAGATCGTCGTTCCTACCCATATAGACCCGAACCAAATGATTCCTTATTAATATATGTGAGGTGATCAATCCTAtggtgtgggaatacctttgaatgCGAATTGAGGTCCCAAAAATACCCCAACTCTATGACGAGTTGAAGACATTTCTATCAATTAATTTTAGTGGATATTTCAAGTTATGTCAATTTTCATCAATCATAAATCCTTTTATATGACAAACTGaatggcctactatatatcaaatgaaaactcttcgaattagctttccaacactACCAATTTTGACTAAATCCGAGATCAGAACAAAACGTTATACCCATTTTCCTCCAGCATGTCCACTTGGAAATTGAGTGACGACAatttttgacggcttatcacattttTGACGACTTATAaaaaaatgtcgtcagccttaggcagaaattcataaattccaACATTTTTTGACAACAAGAGCTGAGGACTTATCACATATATGACGACATCATCCCAATGTCGTCGGCGGTTAAATTCAGCATTTTTTAAAaggttttggaggggtattttggtatttttccttcaccccaTTACTCCATAAATACTGAATTCAACCTTCATTTCTCCAAAAtatactcttttctctcaaatcctctcaagaaccaaACCCTAGGGCCTCAACCTAAAATTCAACATCCCTCAAAATTTCACCGTTAAATtccaaaattgattcaagaattagaatccccaaactaagatcttcaagaatcatccatcaaaagcacaaatagagtcccaaaagcaagtgttcatccaaagttcataatctaaggtactTGGGATttatcctaaactacatgggcttcttgaaatattcaagtatgatttaaagtttatcaaGTAAGACTTTAGAAAGGGATTTTGAAGTACATGATTTTGTATGCACCATgaatgtttaatgatattgtttatttgGCCTTTAGGCCCTTTtctccttaaattgatttacaaatatatgtatatgtatgaaaattgaaattgaagattgtttgagagcacaaattataaaatccctctcttgtgatgaaattgagtttatgatattattgttaatgatttgaaattggatgaattatgatttgaaaatagttttctcaatatcatggAAATTGAGCATGATTtggagatgatgagagggagttccTTGATATAattgtgaatttattttaaagagaaaaaattacatgaaaattgagaattttgacacgaccaccttgtgtatttgaaatgttgaaagaAGAGATTTTCTTGCATATGGTTACATGAGTTTAACGAAAGacttctttgaattgatttattaatatggtggtcccaaatgtatgttttgaaaacagagatatTGATATACTTTAAATGGCTTAGAGAATTAGACTTGCAAGTtagtggtatgacgataccacaagtatgtatgccataaccgagtatgttttcagagtattaTTTCACAGTTTGTTCTCAAAGAATGCATGTTTTGAAAGAGCTAAAAGAGGggttaaagagggttaggtggttgcccgaagaaggcttgaATTCAAACAACTCGTAGCCAAAGATCGTGTTTTGtcgatacgggtatattatttCCCCATGAGGGATttttatgctggcctagtgccctatggtgTACAGAGCAGAGACTCCGACCCCTGCGACAAACTTGAGTTGgaggcttggctgccgagttaaagGCAGATCCCATATGGCCTCTGTGATaacagagttgtagggtataacACCTAGCgttagaagtaaaacaaagagtgtcatcGAGTTCAGATGAATTTACAGAGTCTTgcaaaatgcccatgtgattttttACTATacgatatgtttatgaactattttaaattgctctcatatatgttgaatataaattattattttggatttgctctgcgtaccagtacatctgtattgaccccctacctcctaGGTTcagaggctcaatctaggggttcGGCTAAGCAGCAGAGTATTTCAGAGAGAAATGatctgtgcagtggtgagccttctttattccaaaaggcctgtttattttagattatgtcattccatttgttttggtctactggggtcttgtcccaattttcagacagttgtcactTGATTATCTAGTAGATATTTTGCAGACTGTttcagatgttgtttagttgaaattttggatttcattccttattgttagaCTGAACCCAGAGTTTTGATCATGTTTCCGTATTGAATTATGTtttcgcatcttcttttattatatgaatgttgtgcatgattaccagatggAGTAGGACGTTCGGGcgaccttcatggttcgggatgtccgtcacggccagaccctagttcgggtcgtgacactagGAAAGGGCTAAACCCTAAGGATATATCATAAGTAGCCATACCGTGCATTTttgcaagaggttgtttccacaaCTCGAACTAGTAACTTTCTGGTCTTTTGACAACAACTTCACCGGTTACACCAATGAGTTGGTTTAATTCCTCAGTTCTATCAGCATTCGACATTAGTGTTTGAAGCAACTAAATAACAAGATTTGTTCCTGTTCACTGGTTGGTCAGAGATGTGTTCATAACATAAGAGCTAGATAATATAATCCGCCATCAGCATGATATAAGTGAGTGATAAAAGGGCATTTtcttatgaataaaatatttttttaatgaattattcATTTCATCATATAGAAAGTAATTCATTCGACAAGACTATTTAGGAAGGCTCTCATTGCTCCACTATAGTATTACTTAGTAAGTGTGGCACTACTCTTCACCACGCAATTCTACAGTATCTATGAAAGCGAGACTATTTgcaaaagaagattttttttccaCAAAAAATGAAGGCAGACTTGGTTGGCTTGCCAAGTCTTTGGCTGAATAGAGGACTTTTCTGCCACCACATTTATAATTCTGATTGAGATGTGAAATACTTGGTTGATTTGGTGGTATCAGAAATTGATATGACTAAAAGGGAGACTTCATTGCTATTTAAATTCTCAAAACCACATGTTATAGAGTATACCTACTAATTTTGCAATAATGGAGAAAGCCTTCACATTTTTTCTGTTAACACTGTTCTTGCATATGGCTAGTTCAGTCATGACCCAAACAAACATTACTACAGATCAATTAGCTCTTCTGTCTTTAAAATCCCAAATCATTTCCGACCCCTTTCACTTCTTAGATAAAAGTTGGTCTCCCGCTATTTTTGTTTGTCATTGGGTAGGAGTCACTTGTGGTTCTCGTCACCGACGAGTGATGTCCTTGAATCTTTCTAACATGGCACTTACAGGCAAGATTCCCCGTGAGTTTGGAAACCTCTCATTTCTTGTTTCACTTGACTTGGGAAGCAATAATTTCCAGGGAAATTTGCCTCAAGAAATGACAAGCTTGCGTCGGCTGaagtttcttgatttaagttTCAACAACTTCAGAGGGGAGGTTCCCTCTTGGTTTGGGTTATTACACCAACTTCAATTTCTAAATCTTGGGAATAATAGTTTCACTGGTTCCATCCCTTCTTCATTTTCTAATATTTCCAAACTTGAGACTTTGAATATGAAATTCAATTCCATAGAGGGTCAAATCCCAAAAGGGATTGGAAGTCTTATAAACCTTAGAGTATTAAACTTGAAGAGTAACAAGCTCGTAGGATTTATTCCTATGTCACTCTCGCATGTCTCAAGGTTGGAGATTTTGGAGATATCTTATAATTCACTTCAAGGAAACATTCCAGAAGGTATCGGCAATCTTCACAACATGAAAGTGCTATCCTTACAAGTTAATCAACTTACGGGTTCCATACCATTCAcagttttcaatatttctagaatTGAAAATATAGCATTTACAGAGAATAGCTTATCAGGAAGTCTTCCCAATGGTTTATGCAATGGTCTCCCAATACTCAAAGGGCTTTATCTATCCACTAACAAGCTTCATGGTCATATGCctgcaagattgtcaaattgtTCACAACTTCAACTATTGTCTTTATCAGAAAATGATTTAACAggtatatttttatcttttgagtGCTTGGATCAAATTGCTTCATGTTGTTGAGGATTATATTTCATTATATCGATCTACTGCtccattcatttatttattttttgttttattaatccACTGCATCAAGTTGTTGCTCAGTTAGTTAGATGAGCTGGCTGAATGATAGTTGGTTGTTAGTTGAGTTGGAGTGTGTAGTGAGCGGGCACACAAGAATGTTCTAGAACAAGTTAGTTATTCCTCTTTGTAAAGACTAGAAGCAGTTATAAAATTATCTCTcgctcttcctcctcttcttcttctaagCTCCATTAATGGAGTCCTAGAAAATTGAGATAGTTTTTCACACTTCAGAATTTTATCTTATTACATTAATTGCATTAATTGAGTTATTTAAGTTTGGTGGTATTAGGCATGGAGAGACGTCAGATTAATGGCTCTGTTCAAATATATTTATCttctatacatattttttttcttttttcttttaatacttTTGTATGACCAACAATATAAAAGTTAAAAACTTACTTGATTCTACCATGGGAGATTGACAACTTAAACAAGATGCAATTCTTATATCTTAGCAAAAATAGGTGGAACCAACTATTTAAACTCACTAGTAACCACTATGTGTTTCCAGGTGAAATACCCAAAGAGATAAGCAATCTCATTGAGTTGGAGGTACTTGATCTTCAGGTTAATAGTTTTAGTGGTCCACTTGAAATGGAGATctttaatatagaaaaaatatataatatgtacatCCTTCTTAAGACTTTGATCGATAATAATAGGAAAATGAAGTATACAGTTATTACATAATTTTCTGAGTTCTTGTTGACACCTTTTCATCAGGTAGAACTAAATCATGAATCACATAGATAAGCATTGAGCCAACTAGTTAATCTCACTTGtattcattttttcttcatgTGTTTACAGGTGAAATACCCAAAGAGATAAGAAATCTCATTGAGTTAGAGAAGCTTAGTCTTGGGATTAATAGTTTTAGTGGTTCGCTTGATATGGAGATCTTCAACATATCAGGGCTGACAGAAATTGATCTTTCATCCAACAATCTATCAGGAAGCCTCCCACCAAACATGTGTTCTACCTTACCCAACATTGAAAGACTTTATATGGGCAACTTAACCAATCTTGTTGGGACTATTCCTCATTCCATCtccaattgttcaaaacttaGTATTCTAGAGCTTGACAGCAACAAACTCGCTGGCTTGATTCCTAATTTTCTTGGATATTTGACTCATCTACAAATCCTAAACTTGGGGACAAACAATTTAACCAGCGACTCATTGTTAAGCTTTCTGACTTCCTTAACCAATTGCAGAAATTTAACATATCTTGATATATCTTTCAACCCTCTAAATGACAAGCTTCCGGCCTCCACAGGAAACCTTTCCACGTCTCTTAGAACATTTTTCGCCATGAGTTGTAAAATCCAAGGGCGAATTCCAGATGAAGTTGGGAACTTAAGCAGCTTATTAGACCTTAGACTTTCTGGAAACAACATGGTTGGATCGATTCCCACATCAATTGGCAAGTTGAGAGATCTGCAGGGCTTGTTCTTGAGTAATAACAAACTTTAAGGATCTATCGGTGATAAGCTATGTAAATTGCAGTGCTTGGATGTCATCGACTTGActcaaaatcaattttcaggTTCTCTTCCTAATTGTTTAGGGAATAATACTTCCCTTAGGGAGATACATCTCAGTTCCAATAAATTGAGTTCGAGAATACAACCAAGCTTAGGGAACCTTCAAGATCTAGTG
Proteins encoded in this window:
- the LOC107868386 gene encoding LRR receptor-like serine/threonine-protein kinase GSO1 isoform X1, with the translated sequence MEKAFTFFLLTLFLHMASSVMTQTNITTDQLALLSLKSQIISDPFHFLDKSWSPAIFVCHWVGVTCGSRHRRVMSLNLSNMALTGKIPREFGNLSFLVSLDLGSNNFQGNLPQEMTSLRRLKFLDLSFNNFRGEVPSWFGLLHQLQFLNLGNNSFTGSIPSSFSNISKLETLNMKFNSIEGQIPKGIGSLINLRVLNLKSNKLVGFIPMSLSHVSRLEILEISYNSLQGNIPEGIGNLHNMKVLSLQVNQLTGSIPFTVFNISRIENIAFTENSLSGSLPNGLCNGLPILKGLYLSTNKLHGHMPARLSNCSQLQLLSLSENDLTGEIPKEIRNLIELEKLSLGINSFSGSLDMEIFNISGLTEIDLSSNNLSGSLPPNMCSTLPNIERLYMGNLTNLVGTIPHSISNCSKLSILELDSNKLAGLIPNFLGYLTHLQILNLGTNNLTSDSLLSFLTSLTNCRNLTYLDISFNPLNDKLPASTGNLSTSLRTFFAMSCKIQGRIPDEVGNLSSLLDLRLSGNNMVGSIPTSIGKLRDLQGLFLSNNKL